In Rahnella aquatilis CIP 78.65 = ATCC 33071, one DNA window encodes the following:
- the aceF gene encoding pyruvate dehydrogenase complex dihydrolipoyllysine-residue acetyltransferase: protein MAIEINVPDIGADAVEVTEIMVKVGDKVEVEQSLITVEGDKASMEVPSPQAGVVKEIKVAVGDTVETGKLIMIFDAADGAADAAPAKQEAKAEEKAPAAAPASSESKEVNVPDIGGDEVEVTEIMVKVGDTVEAEQSLITVEGDKASMEVPAPFAGKVKEIKIAAGDKVSTGSLIMVFEVAGSGAAAPAAAAETKSDAAPAAPAQSGSKEVNVPDIGGDEVEVTEIMVKVGDKISAEQSLITVEGDKASMEVPAPFAGTVKEIKIAAGDKVSTGSLIMVFEVEGAAPAAPAAKKEEAAAPAKQEQKAAAPAVKAESKGEFAENDAYVHATPVIRRLAREFGVNLAKVKGTGRKGRILREDVQTYVKDAVKRAEAAPAAATGGGLPGMLPWPKVDFSKFGEIEEVELGRIQKISGANLSRNWVMIPHVTHFDKTDITELEAFRKQQNDEAAKRKLDVKFTPVVFIMKAVAAALEQMPRFNSSLSEDGQKLTLKKYINIGVAVDTPNGLVVPVFKDVNKKGIAELSRELMAISKKARDGKLTAGEMQGGCFTISSLGGIGTTHFAPIVNAPEVAILGVSKSAIEPVWNGKEFTPRLMMPMSLSFDHRVIDGADGARFITIINNVLSDIRRLVM from the coding sequence ATGGCTATTGAAATTAACGTACCGGACATCGGTGCAGATGCAGTGGAAGTCACCGAAATCATGGTGAAGGTGGGCGATAAAGTTGAAGTCGAACAATCGCTGATCACCGTTGAAGGCGATAAAGCTTCTATGGAAGTGCCTTCTCCACAGGCTGGCGTGGTCAAAGAAATTAAAGTTGCGGTTGGCGATACCGTCGAAACCGGCAAACTGATCATGATCTTTGACGCCGCTGATGGTGCTGCTGATGCAGCACCTGCGAAACAGGAAGCCAAAGCAGAAGAGAAAGCGCCTGCTGCCGCACCTGCTTCCAGCGAAAGCAAAGAAGTGAACGTACCAGATATCGGTGGCGACGAAGTAGAAGTCACTGAAATCATGGTGAAAGTGGGTGACACCGTCGAAGCGGAACAATCGCTGATCACCGTAGAAGGCGATAAAGCTTCTATGGAAGTCCCTGCACCGTTCGCGGGCAAAGTAAAAGAAATCAAAATCGCTGCGGGCGACAAAGTCAGCACCGGTTCTCTGATCATGGTCTTCGAAGTGGCTGGTTCTGGTGCAGCCGCACCTGCCGCTGCTGCAGAAACCAAATCAGATGCGGCACCTGCGGCTCCGGCTCAGTCCGGCAGCAAAGAAGTGAACGTGCCAGATATCGGTGGCGACGAAGTAGAAGTCACTGAAATCATGGTGAAAGTTGGCGACAAAATCAGTGCAGAACAGTCACTGATCACCGTTGAAGGCGACAAAGCCTCAATGGAAGTCCCGGCACCGTTCGCGGGTACCGTGAAAGAAATCAAAATCGCTGCGGGCGACAAAGTCAGCACCGGCTCTCTGATCATGGTCTTCGAAGTAGAAGGCGCTGCGCCTGCTGCTCCGGCGGCGAAGAAAGAAGAAGCGGCTGCCCCGGCGAAACAGGAACAAAAAGCGGCTGCCCCTGCTGTCAAAGCAGAAAGCAAAGGCGAGTTCGCTGAGAACGATGCTTATGTTCACGCCACGCCGGTTATCCGTCGTCTGGCCCGTGAGTTCGGCGTTAACCTGGCGAAAGTGAAAGGGACGGGCCGTAAAGGTCGTATCCTGCGTGAAGACGTTCAGACTTACGTGAAAGACGCGGTCAAACGTGCAGAAGCCGCACCGGCTGCTGCAACGGGCGGCGGTCTGCCAGGCATGCTGCCTTGGCCGAAAGTGGACTTCAGCAAATTCGGTGAGATTGAAGAAGTCGAACTGGGCCGTATCCAGAAAATCTCTGGTGCGAACCTGAGCCGTAACTGGGTGATGATCCCGCACGTTACGCACTTCGACAAAACTGATATCACTGAGCTGGAAGCGTTCCGTAAACAGCAGAACGATGAAGCCGCGAAACGTAAACTGGACGTGAAATTCACGCCGGTGGTCTTCATCATGAAAGCCGTTGCCGCTGCCCTTGAGCAGATGCCACGCTTCAACAGTTCTCTGTCCGAAGATGGTCAGAAACTGACGCTGAAAAAATACATCAACATCGGTGTGGCGGTAGATACGCCAAACGGTCTGGTTGTTCCGGTCTTCAAAGACGTGAACAAGAAAGGCATCGCCGAGTTGTCCCGTGAGCTGATGGCGATCTCCAAGAAAGCCCGTGACGGTAAGCTGACTGCCGGCGAAATGCAGGGCGGTTGCTTCACCATCTCCAGCCTCGGCGGTATCGGGACAACCCACTTCGCGCCAATCGTTAATGCGCCGGAAGTGGCTATCCTGGGCGTCTCCAAGTCTGCCATTGAGCCAGTCTGGAACGGCAAAGAGTTCACTCCGCGTCTGATGATGCCAATGTCGCTCTCCTTCGACCACCGTGTTATCGACGGTGCCGATGGTGCACGCTTCATCACCATCATCAACAACGTGTTGTCTGACATTCGCCGTCTGGTGATGTAA